A single genomic interval of Gossypium raimondii isolate GPD5lz chromosome 11, ASM2569854v1, whole genome shotgun sequence harbors:
- the LOC105801112 gene encoding uncharacterized protein LOC105801112, producing MDSNRAVADDVESIVPAPAQGTELPPIDKIRKHGAEEFRAIDDDDAERAEFWLDNTIQVFDKLSCTPDECLKCAISLLRDTAYHWWNTLVSVVPKEQVSWEFFQSEFRNKYISQRFIDQKCKEFLELKQGRITVTEYERKFIKEFVVLVERACKAEELGKEKRKANFEARDFRKRSFSKSFQSTSKKFKDDTSRSKATAGYSRWDRDRPPMSSRATSVASVGNVRSNQPECEHCGKRHPDSCRLLDRACFKWKLKDNYICECPELANQNLVQNTRSGNTATRGKPPRNTSNMSGSQSGTKDTAVRFEARAPAKAYAIRSREEASSLDFITGTFTLHDTNLLH from the exons atggattcCAATCGAGCCGTAGccgatgatgttgagagtatagtGCCTGCTCCCGCGCAAGGGACAGAGCTG CCTCCTATTGATAAAATCAGAAAACACGGggctgaagagttcagagctattgatgatgatgatgctgagcgaGCTGAATTCTGGCTCGATAATACTATTCAAGTGTTTGATAAATTATCTTGCACCCCTGATGAGTGCTTAAAGTGTGCCATATCTTTGCTTcgggacactgcatatcactggtggaatacattGGTATCGGTGGTTCCGAAAGAGCAAGTGtcctgggaattctttcagagtGAGTTCCGTAATAAATACATCAGCCAGAGATTTATCGATCAGAAATGcaaagaatttcttgaattgaaacagggtAGGATTACAGTGACAGAGTATGAGcggaaattt ataaaagagtttgtggtacTTGTTGAGCGAGCTTGCAAAGCTGAAGAgctcgggaaagagaagagaaaagctaactttgaagctagagattttCGTAAAAGATCATTCAGTAAGTCATTCCAGTCGACCTCAAAGAAGTTTAAAGATGATACTAGCCGTTCAAAGGCTACTGCGGGGTATTCACGATGGGATAGAGATAGACCACCTATGAGTTCGAGAGCTACTTCAGTAGCGAGTGTGGGTAATGTTAGATCAAACCAACCTGAGTGTGAACATTGTGGTAAACGACATCCTGACAGTTGTAGATTGCTTGATAGAGCCTGctttaaatggaaattgaagGATAATTATATTTGTGAGTGCCCAGAGTTGGCGAATCAAAATCTGGTACAGAATACGAGATCGGGTAACACTGCAACTAGAGGTAAACCCCCCAGAAACACGAGTAACATGAGCGGAAGTCAGAGCGGTACTAAAGATACAGCTGTTAGATTTGAGGCTCGCGCACCTGCCAAAGCCTATGCCATACGCTCACGAGAGGAGGCCTCATCCCTAGAttttattactggtactttcactctccATGATACTAatttattgcattga